A portion of the Thermosediminibacter oceani DSM 16646 genome contains these proteins:
- a CDS encoding acyl-CoA dehydratase activase, giving the protein MIGYVCKYTPVEIIEALGEEPVRLDSACKSYERAEALIHSNICSFAKGVLENIIENNIEEVVLTSCCDSMRRLYDVLKDRVKFIYMLDLPRKKDSLAVDLFYNEITKFIDVYKEFKNRTFVEENLLKILEGKSSSKKKQPSESIAILGARLKDDVVEKIKNSSKANIINYTCTGEERMFNIEAKDNLLKGYAESLLDLTPCMRMAEDRSKLTNKEFKGIIYNTIKFCDFYSYEYAELKNKVDIPLLKIETDYTDSNSGQILTRVDAFLESTGIKKVEKKGAQKGYFAGIDSGSTSTNAVIIDENKNIISYSIIPTGPRAVESASKAFEIALNNAGLSKKDIASIVATGYGRVSIPFADRIVTEITCHGKGAFFIDNAIRTVIDIGGQDSKVIRLDDSGNVVDFVMNDKCSAGTGRFLEVMARTLGVPIDEMAKVHKEVKENITITSMCTVFAESEVISLIAQNKDQRDIIYALNKAVASKAVSLVERIGRKGKYMMTGGVAKNWGVVHAIESKLGEKLIIPPEPQIIGALGAALISLEGKLG; this is encoded by the coding sequence TTGATAGGATACGTTTGTAAATACACACCCGTAGAAATAATCGAAGCCCTTGGAGAAGAACCGGTGAGGCTTGATTCAGCGTGCAAGTCTTATGAACGCGCTGAAGCCCTTATTCATTCGAATATTTGCAGTTTCGCAAAGGGAGTGCTGGAAAATATTATTGAAAATAATATCGAAGAGGTCGTATTAACCAGCTGCTGTGACAGCATGCGGAGGCTTTACGACGTATTAAAAGATAGAGTAAAATTTATTTATATGCTGGACCTGCCGAGGAAAAAAGACTCTCTTGCAGTGGATCTTTTTTATAATGAAATAACTAAATTTATCGATGTGTATAAAGAATTTAAAAACAGGACTTTTGTTGAAGAAAACTTATTGAAAATTTTAGAAGGCAAATCTTCTTCAAAGAAAAAGCAACCCTCCGAAAGTATCGCCATATTAGGCGCGAGGCTGAAAGATGATGTCGTGGAAAAAATTAAAAATTCCTCTAAAGCAAATATAATAAATTATACGTGTACGGGTGAAGAAAGAATGTTTAATATTGAAGCAAAAGATAATTTATTAAAAGGCTACGCAGAATCGCTGCTCGATTTAACACCATGCATGAGAATGGCAGAGGACCGGAGTAAGCTTACCAATAAAGAATTCAAGGGAATAATATACAACACCATAAAGTTCTGCGATTTTTATTCCTACGAGTACGCCGAACTTAAGAACAAAGTAGATATTCCCCTCTTGAAAATTGAAACCGACTATACCGATTCCAACAGCGGGCAGATTTTAACGAGGGTGGACGCGTTTTTAGAATCAACCGGCATTAAAAAAGTTGAAAAAAAAGGAGCCCAAAAAGGCTATTTTGCAGGAATCGACAGCGGTTCCACTTCGACAAATGCGGTCATAATTGACGAAAATAAAAATATAATATCGTATTCCATTATTCCCACAGGCCCCAGGGCTGTGGAAAGCGCTTCTAAAGCTTTTGAGATAGCTTTAAACAACGCAGGGCTAAGTAAAAAGGATATCGCATCAATAGTTGCGACGGGATACGGAAGAGTAAGCATCCCCTTTGCCGATAGAATCGTGACCGAAATTACCTGTCACGGCAAAGGTGCATTTTTTATAGACAACGCGATCAGAACCGTTATAGATATAGGCGGCCAGGACAGCAAGGTGATAAGGCTCGATGACAGCGGCAATGTCGTTGATTTTGTAATGAACGATAAGTGTTCAGCCGGGACAGGCCGGTTTCTGGAAGTAATGGCAAGGACTTTAGGTGTTCCAATAGACGAAATGGCAAAAGTGCATAAGGAAGTAAAAGAAAATATTACAATCACCAGTATGTGCACCGTATTTGCAGAATCGGAAGTAATATCCCTCATTGCTCAAAATAAGGATCAAAGGGATATAATATACGCCCTCAACAAAGCCGTTGCATCAAAAGCAGTTTCCCTGGTCGAAAGAATTGGGAGAAAAGGAAAATACATGATGACGGGGGGCGTTGCAAAAAATTGGGGAGTGGTTCATGCCATCGAAAGCAAGCTGGGTGAAAAACTCATCATCCCACCCGAGCCCCAGATCATCGGGGCGCTTGGAGCAGCACTGATTTCCCTGGAAGGTAAATTAGGATGA
- a CDS encoding DNA-binding domain-containing protein — protein MDKTFMIIDDDVNVRKMLAILIRKNRLGKVLTELDSGKHAAQEILFFNPDIVLIDLLLPAMDGIEVINEARSKGYKGKFIMISQVEDENMVAKAYESGILFFINKPINNIEVVSVIKGVCRIIDLENSLALIKNTVMNYDAENHKIKDTNDKNIETRINKIFSDLGIIGVAGSNELLKVIYTVHELKLENPNAEYQLQDIYEKVLEEDDDNIEKLNVKSLEQRVRRTIQKALQTLAELGLSDFDNDIFLEYSTLLFDFKQVRQQMRHIENPKEEPGKINIKKFIEGIIAKLRYSQ, from the coding sequence ATGGATAAAACATTTATGATTATTGATGATGACGTTAATGTAAGAAAAATGTTAGCTATACTTATAAGAAAAAATAGACTGGGCAAAGTGCTGACAGAGCTGGATAGCGGAAAGCATGCCGCTCAGGAAATACTTTTTTTTAACCCCGATATTGTGCTTATAGATCTGCTGCTGCCGGCCATGGACGGTATTGAAGTTATAAATGAAGCCAGGTCAAAGGGTTACAAAGGCAAATTTATAATGATATCCCAGGTGGAAGATGAAAACATGGTGGCAAAGGCTTATGAAAGCGGTATATTATTTTTCATAAATAAACCCATAAACAACATAGAAGTGGTAAGTGTCATCAAAGGCGTTTGCCGCATTATCGATCTTGAGAACTCCTTGGCATTGATTAAAAATACCGTTATGAACTATGATGCAGAAAACCACAAGATTAAAGATACAAACGATAAAAACATTGAGACGAGAATAAATAAAATATTTAGCGATCTGGGAATTATAGGTGTTGCCGGCAGCAACGAGTTATTGAAAGTCATATACACGGTGCATGAGCTAAAGCTGGAAAATCCCAATGCCGAATATCAACTCCAGGATATATATGAAAAAGTTCTGGAGGAAGATGATGATAATATAGAAAAACTTAATGTAAAGTCATTAGAGCAAAGAGTCAGAAGGACAATTCAAAAAGCCCTTCAGACGTTGGCTGAACTGGGTTTAAGTGATTTTGACAATGACATTTTTTTGGAATACAGCACGCTCCTTTTTGATTTTAAACAGGTAAGGCAGCAGATGCGGCATATAGAGAACCCGAAGGAAGAGCCCGGCAAGATAAACATCAAAAAGTTTATAGAGGGAATAATTGCTAAATTGAGATATTCGCAATAA
- a CDS encoding 2-hydroxyacyl-CoA dehydratase subunit D, with translation MDPVRMYSNIIKRNMKKSEKVNKLINFGLTVAYYYVSFFKDKRLPKSLQYLNKCCIKNIKDSLENPQNSAWVNLFSPCEFLIAMDIRPLFVEAYSSFMSGFFIEDYLIDTAESRGISNTLCSYHKTFIGANELNILKKPGFMITTSMICDANIPTFRYLSRKTGVPLYIIDIPYRYSKEAVAYVENQLVEMVKRLEEAYKRRLDIDKLREVVKTENKTRALMNEYLNYAAEKALLTTMTFEMYMLFASHVFIGSREMLNFYEMLIDDIKKAPERRGKSIFFVHLLPMFEKNFKDYFNFSDKFHIAGSDINYDFLGEIDENEPFRGIAEKLVLTSFNGEINRKVTRIRELIEKTKPDGIIQFCHLGCKQSIGGTFIIKNLASEMGIPFLYLDGDCVDKRNNQEGQNRTRLEAFLEML, from the coding sequence ATGGATCCGGTAAGGATGTACAGCAATATTATAAAAAGAAACATGAAAAAATCCGAAAAAGTAAATAAACTGATAAATTTCGGCCTTACCGTTGCTTATTATTACGTGAGCTTTTTCAAAGATAAAAGGCTCCCCAAATCCCTGCAATACCTGAATAAATGCTGCATAAAAAATATAAAAGATTCACTGGAAAATCCTCAAAATTCCGCATGGGTAAACCTTTTTTCCCCCTGCGAATTTTTAATAGCCATGGATATAAGGCCCTTATTCGTTGAAGCATATTCTTCTTTTATGTCGGGTTTTTTTATTGAAGATTACCTTATCGATACCGCCGAATCAAGGGGTATATCAAATACTTTATGCAGCTACCATAAAACTTTCATAGGGGCAAATGAGCTTAACATTCTTAAAAAACCCGGATTTATGATCACTACTTCCATGATCTGCGATGCAAATATACCCACCTTCAGGTATCTTTCAAGAAAAACCGGTGTTCCCCTTTACATCATCGATATTCCCTACAGGTATTCTAAAGAAGCCGTAGCTTATGTGGAAAACCAGCTTGTAGAAATGGTAAAAAGGCTTGAAGAAGCATATAAAAGAAGGCTCGATATTGACAAACTGAGGGAAGTCGTAAAAACAGAAAATAAGACGAGAGCACTCATGAACGAGTATTTAAATTATGCGGCAGAAAAAGCTCTTTTAACTACCATGACCTTTGAGATGTACATGCTATTTGCATCCCACGTATTCATCGGAAGCAGGGAGATGTTAAATTTTTACGAAATGCTCATCGACGACATAAAAAAAGCTCCCGAAAGAAGGGGAAAAAGTATATTTTTCGTCCACCTCCTTCCCATGTTTGAGAAAAATTTCAAAGACTACTTTAATTTCAGCGACAAGTTTCACATTGCCGGAAGCGATATAAACTACGATTTTCTGGGCGAAATCGACGAAAATGAACCATTCAGGGGAATCGCCGAAAAGCTTGTTTTAACCTCTTTTAACGGCGAAATAAATCGAAAAGTGACGAGAATCAGGGAACTGATAGAAAAGACAAAACCCGACGGCATCATACAGTTCTGCCACCTGGGCTGCAAACAGTCCATAGGCGGAACATTTATAATTAAAAATCTTGCCTCGGAAATGGGTATCCCGTTCCTTTACCTAGATGGCGACTGTGTAGATAAAAGGAATAATCAGGAAGGGCAGAACAGGACGAGGCTTGAGGCTTTTCTCGAAATGCTTTAG
- the gltS gene encoding sodium/glutamate symporter: protein MTVQLDMLQTTALAVIVLFLGELIRNKAPILKKYCIPSPVIGGLFFAVLFLVLKQYNILTITFDTTLQTFFMNMFFTTVGFTASLRLLKKSGIPVLVFLTISIVLIFLQNGLGIALAKVFNLNGLLGLATGSIPLVGGIGTSGAFGPLLEKAGAEGATTVAVAAATFGMIMGSIIGNPLAKNLIEKHGLMKNHKTAAFEPGLSAELAVSDEVGEVKAENFYPAFAQILLAMGIGTIISSFFTKVGFTFPPYIGAMFAAAIIRNLADFTGMYKVPEDEIKVVGDISLSIYLAIALMGLKLWQLADLALPLVVMLVAQTILMMLMAYFITFNLMGRDYEAAVLTSGFCGFGMGATSNAMANMRALVEQYAPAPRAFFIVPLVGSLFIDFFNGILIVVFMNMIK from the coding sequence ATGACCGTACAACTTGATATGCTCCAAACTACGGCGCTGGCGGTTATAGTATTATTCCTCGGCGAACTTATAAGAAACAAAGCGCCAATCCTAAAAAAATATTGTATACCTTCACCAGTAATCGGAGGATTATTTTTTGCAGTTTTATTCCTAGTTCTAAAGCAGTACAATATTTTGACGATCACTTTTGATACGACCCTGCAAACTTTCTTTATGAACATGTTTTTCACCACAGTAGGATTCACAGCAAGTTTAAGGCTTCTTAAGAAGAGCGGTATACCGGTACTAGTCTTTTTGACAATATCCATTGTACTTATATTCCTGCAAAATGGTCTGGGAATAGCCCTTGCAAAAGTATTTAATTTAAACGGTTTATTGGGCCTTGCGACGGGTTCCATACCTTTGGTCGGCGGCATCGGTACCTCCGGGGCCTTCGGACCACTTCTTGAAAAAGCGGGTGCAGAGGGAGCCACAACTGTCGCCGTCGCTGCAGCTACTTTTGGAATGATTATGGGCAGCATTATCGGTAATCCGTTAGCCAAGAATTTAATTGAAAAACATGGCCTTATGAAGAACCACAAAACAGCAGCTTTTGAACCCGGATTATCCGCAGAGCTGGCTGTATCGGATGAAGTAGGGGAAGTAAAAGCTGAAAACTTTTATCCGGCATTCGCTCAAATACTCCTGGCTATGGGTATCGGCACTATTATTTCAAGCTTTTTTACAAAAGTGGGATTCACTTTTCCACCGTATATCGGCGCCATGTTCGCAGCAGCCATAATCAGGAACCTGGCGGACTTTACGGGAATGTACAAAGTACCCGAGGATGAAATTAAAGTTGTCGGGGATATATCGCTGTCAATATACCTTGCCATAGCCCTGATGGGATTAAAACTCTGGCAGTTGGCAGACCTAGCATTACCGCTTGTAGTAATGCTGGTGGCACAGACCATATTGATGATGTTGATGGCGTATTTTATAACTTTCAACCTCATGGGACGCGATTACGAGGCTGCGGTATTGACTTCTGGATTCTGCGGCTTCGGCATGGGCGCGACATCCAACGCAATGGCCAATATGAGAGCACTGGTAGAACAATATGCGCCTGCGCCAAGAGCGTTCTTCATAGTTCCTCTGGTTGGAAGCTTGTTTATTGACTTCTTCAATGGAATATTAATCGTAGTCTTTATGAATATGATTAAATAA
- a CDS encoding ATP-binding protein, whose amino-acid sequence MVFFAEIYFYPFEGKFKFSAGVIILNLIILAVDNVSKFWIVILSGLAIFAVRTAVLFFQGISFDTALAVNYPSLVYYVIFAFLVKISDVDKRKNYVFGAIMLLSLVDFSSNLFEAAIRNEISPSGVQLILMVGFLRSILAYFIYQLYERQKLFILSSEHQKRYTQLNMLISNIQAEMFYLKKSMKDIENVMRKSYSLYESNELDGKLKEMALDIAKDVHEIKKDYYRVVLGFESFIKGLENEDVMKLSDIFTIIRDNIERYLKAKNKEIKIFFNCGSDFSVGPYYNMFNLLNNLLTNSIDACKSGDTIAVSVTNLEENVCLEVRDSGEGIEEDILPYIFNPGFTTKYDEDTGRPHTGIGLCHVKNIVEELGGSIEVTSKPGVGTKFKILIPKKSLVR is encoded by the coding sequence GTGGTTTTTTTCGCAGAAATATATTTTTATCCCTTTGAAGGTAAATTTAAGTTTTCCGCAGGAGTTATTATATTAAACCTTATCATCCTTGCTGTCGATAATGTATCGAAATTTTGGATTGTAATTTTGAGCGGATTGGCGATATTTGCGGTAAGAACCGCGGTATTATTTTTTCAAGGGATAAGTTTTGACACGGCGTTAGCTGTTAATTACCCGTCATTAGTTTATTATGTGATATTTGCCTTTCTGGTAAAAATATCAGATGTTGATAAACGAAAGAACTATGTATTTGGAGCTATAATGCTGCTTTCTTTAGTGGATTTTTCCAGTAATTTATTTGAAGCAGCTATCAGGAACGAGATAAGTCCATCGGGCGTACAGCTGATCTTGATGGTAGGTTTTTTGAGAAGCATTTTGGCCTATTTCATATACCAGCTTTATGAAAGACAAAAACTTTTTATTTTGAGCTCCGAACACCAAAAAAGATATACCCAGCTTAATATGTTGATTTCAAATATACAGGCCGAAATGTTTTATCTGAAAAAATCTATGAAGGATATAGAAAATGTGATGAGAAAAAGCTATAGCCTTTACGAAAGTAATGAATTGGATGGAAAATTGAAAGAGATGGCTTTAGACATTGCAAAGGATGTTCATGAAATTAAAAAGGATTATTATAGAGTCGTGCTGGGCTTCGAATCCTTCATAAAGGGCTTAGAGAATGAGGATGTTATGAAGCTCTCCGATATTTTTACTATAATTAGGGACAATATAGAAAGGTACCTCAAAGCAAAAAATAAGGAGATAAAAATCTTTTTCAATTGTGGAAGCGATTTTTCAGTAGGGCCGTATTATAATATGTTTAATTTATTAAATAATTTGTTAACAAACAGTATTGACGCCTGTAAAAGCGGTGACACAATTGCCGTTTCGGTAACGAATTTGGAAGAGAACGTATGCTTAGAGGTTAGGGACAGTGGCGAGGGAATTGAAGAAGATATACTTCCTTATATCTTCAATCCCGGTTTTACAACTAAATATGATGAAGATACGGGCAGGCCTCATACGGGCATTGGACTTTGCCATGTGAAAAATATCGTAGAAGAGCTGGGTGGAAGCATTGAGGTAACCTCAAAACCGGGAGTAGGTACAAAATTTAAGATACTAATTCCCAAAAAAAGCTTGGTAAGGTGA